A region from the Dendropsophus ebraccatus isolate aDenEbr1 chromosome 1, aDenEbr1.pat, whole genome shotgun sequence genome encodes:
- the PCDH12 gene encoding protocadherin-12 yields MDGILKVVLYIYIFLLICAYHKSHCKNSSSLMVRFRVKEEVPIGTLIGHISDVPGWIKDVNEEYQIIQETNSFPVQVDSKSGSLTTTGHLDREQLCHVHGHCILSFNVLATKVLSLVHVEIEVLDINDNEPIFPKPELDLEISESASLRTRIPLDRAWDPDSGSNGVKLYTLSPNDHFTLNMTSGSDGNKHPELVVVKELDREQQSSFNLVLTALDGGNPQKSGTVQVRINVLDSNDNSPTFGESSVILEVSEDTSPGTLLINLTATDPDQGQNGEIEFSFSKHNSHHVLSMFSIDPKSGGVVLRKSLDHEQRSSYELDVQAKDLGPNPIPTHCKVVIKVLDINDNAPDIKVNWASKDSSEIVVSEAVPLGSFVALIMLNDPDSGMNGQVHCQLIQDHEHFRLEKTNGNSYILITNTILDREKRDEYELTIQAKDQGEPSFSATKFLKIRVSDANDNPPVFERLSYDVFLDENCAPLTHLLTLNAHDIDLGENAEVTYSIAESVNNKIPVSELVSIHSRTGDIVVLKSIDYEEIKEIKFLVQAADNGDPRLSSNTSVHVLVKDKNDNSPLIVQPKLKRGRASITVLVNAETGYFLSAMEVANSEAFGYTSDEILSETAKLNIHPLYQVVATDADSEDNAKLLYHLSGKRQGLFIMDEHLGHIYLNASNASSLIGNAFDLEVTVRDSGTPQLEAKALLHVMFSSHLDHLKNSASESNGKLSLSMVIVICLAVLLAICLLVLALVMSFCRVDRKDNRAYNCREEESAYRKQPRRPQRQIQKTDIHVVPVLRGRQQQQPVTPIEEAKTFPVSDENEKNVDDETLHTPFHLTPTLYRTLRNQHNHDTLKEDTTDLEQSFSLPPSVCRTLQYQRQRSCSRENLQDPHGTLPASNKILKNPGSPQIRKYDDMNASEPMIFNGGEFSPATSPTLRRQKNMEQSSKEQIIRSLVRLSMVALAEKEAVELTMQSPHVQQISQLLSLLHQGQVHPKTLHRGNKYSSKPGRCTGQEVDSQSTKDSGHGESEAGDLDSEPGGDFSTQQMVEDNLEALFGPCIGTENDRLSDLDPGWFARLSLPLANNYKENIFTPNPPITQEPAITASDKEDLRTFLTFGKASDGSQENRLASTFLSEMSSLFEMLLNQKAESHGDATSEVLMRLSACSKNIGMDGNRSDSPKN; encoded by the exons ATGGATGGGATTCTTAAGGTCGTCCTTTACATCTATATTTTTCTTCTAATTTGCGCTTACCATAAAAGTCATTGCAAGAACTCATCTTCTTTAATGGTGAGGTTTCGCGTCAAAGAGGAAGTACCCATTGGCACACTTATTGGACACATATCTGATGTACCTGGATGGATAAAGGATGTAAATGAAGAATACCAGATCATACAGGAGACTAACTCTTTTCCAGTGCAAGTGGACTCTAAAAGTGGATCACTAACCACCACAGGACATCTGGATAGAGAACAGCTTTGTCACGTCCATGGCCATTGCATTTTGTCTTTCAATGTCCTGGCTACCAAGGTCTTGTCATTAGTACATGTGGAGATTGAGGTTTTGGATATCAATGACAATGAACCAATATTCCCTAAACCGGAACTGGACTTGGAAATTTCAGAAAGTGCTTCCCTGCGTACTAGGATTCCTCTTGACAGAGCCTGGGACCCGGACAGTGGCAGCAATGGTGTAAAGCTATATACTCTGTCACCCAATGACCACTTTACTTTAAACATGACTTCTGGTTCAGATGGCAATAAACATCCAGAACTGGTGGTGGTAAAAGAACTGGATAGAGAACAACAATCTTCTTTCAACCTAGTCCTAACTGCGTTGGATGGGGGAAACCCACAAAAATCTGGGACAGTCCAAGTCAGGATTAATGTCTTGGATTCTAATGACAACAGCCCAACTTTTGGGGAAAGCTCGGTTATTCTCGAAGTCTCAGAAGATACATCACCTGGTACGCTTCTTATAAATCTTACCGCTACCGACCCAGATCAAGGTCAGAATGGTGAAATAGAGTTCTCCTTCAGTAAACATAATTCTCATCATGTTCTCAGTATGTTTTCTATTGACCCAAAGTCTGGTGGAGTAGTTCTGAGGAAGTCCCTGGATCATGAACAAAGAAGTTCTTATGAACTAGATGTGCAGGCAAAGGATTTGGGACCTAACCCTATCCCTACCCATTGCAAGGTGGTCATCAAGGTCCTAGATATTAATGATAATGCACCTGATATCAAAGTCAATTGGGCTTCCAAAGATTCTTCGGAGATTGTGGTATCTGAGGCCGTCCCGCTGGGCAGTTTTGTAGCTCTAATAATGCTCAATGATCCAGATTCCGGTATGAACGGACAGGTACACTGCCAGCTGATTCAGGACCATGAACATTTTCGGCTGGAGAAAACTAATGGCAACAGCTATATCTTAATAACCAACACCATACTAGACAGAGAGAAACGGGATGAGTATGAGTTGACCATCCAAGCTAAGGATCAAGGTGAGCCTTCCTTTTCTGCTACAAAATTCTTAAAAATTCGTGTTAGTGATGCAAATGACAACCCTCCAGTTTTTGAGAGGCTAAGCTATGATGTCTTCCTTGATGAGAACTGTGCTCCTCTAACTCACCTCCTTACTCTAAATGCCCATGACATTGATCTCGGAGAGAACGCTGAAGTCACCTACAGTATTGCTGAGTCTGTCAACAATAAAATACCAGTATCTGAGTTAGTTTCCATTCATTCCAGAACAGGTGACATTGTGGTACTTAAGTCTATTGACTATGAGGAAATTAAAGAAATTAAGTTCTTAGTCCAAGCAGCAGATAATGGTGACCCTAGGCTTAGCAGCAATACTTCAGTACATGTACTTGTGAAAGACAAAAATGATAATAGTCCTCTGATCGTGCAGCCAAAACTCAAGAGAGGTCGGGCTAGCATTACTGTCCTAGTCAATGCCGAGACAGGATATTTTCTTTCGGCTATGGAGGTTGCTAATTCAGAAGCATTTGGGTATACATCAGATGAGATACTATCGGAGACTGCTAAACTCAACATACACCCACTATATCAAGTGGTAGCTACCGATGCAGACTCGGAGGACAATGCTAAACTTCTCTACCACCTCTCTGGTAAACGCCAAGGCTTGTTTATTATGGATGAACATCTTGGACATATATACCTAAATGCAAGCAATGCTAGTAGCCTTATTGGAAACGCATTTGACTTGGAAGTCACGGTTAGAGATAGTGGAACACCTCAACTGGAGGCAAAAGCTCTTCTTCATGTTATGTTTAGCAGCCACTTGGACCATCTGAAAAATTCTGCAAGTGAATCCAATGGAAAGCTAAGCCTATCCATGGTGATTGTTATATGTCTGGCTGTCCTGTTGGCCATATGTCTTCTAGTTCTGGCCCTTGTAATGTCCTTTTGTCGAGTGGACAGGAAGGACAACAGAGCTTACAACTGTAGGGAAGAAGAATCAGCTTATAGAAAGCAACCAAGAAGACCCCAAAGGCAAATCCAAAAGACAGATATCCATGTGGTCCCTGTACTCCGAGGTAGGCAACAGCAACAACCAGTCACGCCGATAGAAGAAGCCAAGACATTTCCTGTCTcagatgaaaatgaaaaaaatgtagatGATGAGACCCTCCATACTCCTTTTCATCTAACACCCACTCTTTACCGAACATTAAGAAATCAGCATAACCATGATACACTTAAAGAAGACACTACAGACTTAGAGCAATCCTTCTCCTTGCCTCCCTCTGTATGCCGGACTTTACAGTACCAAAGACAGAGGAGTTGCTCGAGAGAGAACCTCCAAGACCCACATGGAACCCTTCCCGCAAGCAATAAAATACTAAAAAATCCAGGAAGTCCCCAAATCAGGAAATACGATGATATGAATGCATCAGAACCCATGATATTCAATGGAGGGGAATTTTCACCAGCCACATCCCCAACTCTCAGACGTCAAAAGAACATGGAGCAATCTTCTAAGGAACAAATAATCAGAAGCCTGGTACGTTTGTCTATGGTGGCACTGGCAGAGAAAGAAGCAGTCGAACTCACAATGCAATCCCCACATGTACAG CAAATTTCTCAACTCCTTTCCCTGCTCCACCAAGGACAAGTTCATCCCAAGACTCTTCACAGAGGGAACAAGTACTCGTCCAAACCTGGCAG ATGTACAGGTCAAGAAGTGGACTCACAGAGTACAAAGGACAGCGGACACGGTGAAAGTGAAGCTGGTGACTTGGACTCTGAACCTGGTGGAGATTTTTCTACCCAACAAATGGTAGAGGACAATCTGGAGGCTCTTTTTGGGCCATGTATAG GTACAGAGAACGATCGGTTGAGTGATCTGGATCCAGGGTGGTTTGCCCGTCTTTCCTTGCCTTTAGCCAACAACTACAAGGAGAACATCTTTACTCCAAATCCTCCGATCACTCAGGAGCCCGCAATAACTGCATCAGATAAAGAAGATCTTAGAACCTTCCTAACATTCGGCAAAGCTTCCGATGGGTCTCAAGAGAATAGACTGGCCAGCACCTTCCTTTCCGAAATGAGTTCTCTATTTGAGATGCTCCTGAATCAGAAAGCCGAATCTCATGGAGATGCAACTTCGGAGGTGCTTATGAGACTGTCTGCCTGCAGCAAGAACATAGGAATGGACGGTAATAGAAGCGACAGTCCTAAGAATTAG
- the LOC138773026 gene encoding catechol O-methyltransferase-like, whose translation MENALTGSLPFVASDHSVLVSGLLGSLAAGVAWALYRYHYRPSCTRRRVGVKTQQALRRYVLFESTHRKPDSVLQAFREYASKDRVMRGLLFTVEQESFLEEAVKQCQPKTSLVLGTQCGYSAIRLLRLVPSDGILYAVEQEESMADSAEEMILVAGFKNNQFKVLCQHPVDAIHVLKSQFGLKKVDLVLMDSRHDQHGQGLMALAEVGILHPGTLILVNNKDCPRSKGFMKEAKDYRKVDACKGLLKVEYVQPK comes from the exons ATGGAGAACGCATTGACAGG cTCTTTACCATTTGTGGCCTCAGATCACTCTGTCCTGGTCAGCGGATTATTAGGGTCACTGGCTGCCGGTGTGGCCTGGGCACTATACAGGTATCACTATCGCCCATCGTGTACACGTCGCAGGGTGGGGGTGAAGACGCAGCAGGCTCTACGTCGCTATGTGCTCTTTGAATCCACCCATAGAAAACCAGACAGTGTACTTCAGGCTTTTAGGGAGTACGCCAGTAAGGATCGGGTGATGAGGGGGCTGCTATTTACTGTAGAGCAAG AAAGTTTTCTAGAGGAAGCTGTCAAACAATGTCAACCTAAGACAAGCCTTGTATTGGGCACCCAGTGTGGCTATTCTGCTATTCGCCTCCTGAGACTTGTGCCCTCCGATGGGATATTGTACGCCGTGGAACAAGAGGAAAGTATGGCAGATTCTGCTGAGGAGATGATCTTAGTTGCCGGCTTCAAAAACAATCAG tttaaagtGTTGTGTCAACACCCAGTAGACGCCATTCATGTCCTGAAGAGCCAGTTTGGACTGAAGAAGGTGGACTTAGTGTTGATGGACTCTCGACATGATCAGCATGGCCAGGGCTTGATGGCTCTGGCAGAAGTTGGAATTCTGCACCCTGGAACTTTAATATTAGTCAACAACAAGGACTGTCCAAGGTCCAAGGGCTTCATGAAAGAAGCTAAAGATTATAGAAAGGTGGATGCCTGCAAGGGGTTACTGAAAGTAGAATATGTGCAGCCTAAATAA